The genomic interval GTCCAATGGCTCCAGGACCGACCCGTCCGCCGCCAGCCGCTCCGCGACCTCGACGGCGGTGGCGTACAGCGGCTCGGAGGTGCACACGTTCAGCGCGAACAGGTCCGGCCGCTGCTGCGTGCCAATCCGCAGCAGGTCGCCGAAGCCGCGGGTGATGAACAGCGCCGTGGGCGCGCCCCGCCGCTCCAGCAGCGCGTTGGTCCCGCGCGTGGTCGCCAGCCGCATCGCCAGCAGCGGGAGCGGGGCGTCCGCGCGGGTGCCCGTCACCAGCCGCGCGCCCAGGATGGGCGCCTCCTCCAAGGATCGAACCTCCACCGCGGCACCCGGCGCCGCGTCCGCCAGCGGCCCATCCAGCCGCGCCGTCCCCGTCGCCGGGTCGTA from Longimicrobium sp. carries:
- a CDS encoding hydantoinase/oxoprolinase N-terminal domain-containing protein, which encodes MTWQIWIDTGGTFTDCLALDPAGTLRRAKVLSSSALRGVIRSVVAPDVLTIGEEWGAAPGVVDGLELRLLGVDGAAARIRSYDPATGTARLDGPLADAAPGAAVEVRSLEEAPILGARLVTGTRADAPLPLLAMRLATTRGTNALLERRGAPTALFITRGFGDLLRIGTQQRPDLFALNVCTSEPLYATAVEVAERLAADGSVLEPLD